In Vibrio sp. STUT-A11, a genomic segment contains:
- a CDS encoding efflux RND transporter periplasmic adaptor subunit → MKKLLIPIAISAVLSGCGEELPPVPEPESRPAKLFTVSVGHSQFDRYFPATTDSGDKAVLAFRVPGLLQTIDVHEGQLVSKGDVLATLNPDEYTLLEQQARANFALADVQYQRYKKLRVDQVVSEQDFDEAKANHNSAKAQWDQAKANLSYTKLLAPYDGTISYLPAENHEYVAAKEGVMNIQTNQLMKVMFQLPSHLLNRYAPGVNVSAKMEFDAFPEQSFDLTFQEIDTEADPKTGSYKVTMVMERPEGVGILPGMSGNVLVTSQNSDTTTIPDSALFEESGQNYVWRVDEQGVVTKAAITLNEQKQVLQGLDDGDVIVISGVNVIEPGIKVRAWVKERGL, encoded by the coding sequence ATGAAAAAATTGCTCATTCCGATAGCCATTTCAGCCGTTCTATCGGGTTGTGGTGAAGAGCTTCCACCCGTACCAGAACCAGAATCTCGCCCCGCTAAACTTTTTACCGTCTCTGTGGGTCATTCACAGTTTGATCGTTACTTCCCTGCAACGACTGACTCCGGAGATAAAGCCGTACTCGCCTTTCGTGTGCCCGGTTTGCTTCAAACGATTGATGTTCACGAAGGCCAACTCGTCAGTAAAGGTGATGTGTTGGCAACATTGAATCCTGATGAATATACGCTTCTAGAACAACAAGCGAGGGCAAATTTTGCGCTCGCGGACGTGCAATACCAACGGTATAAAAAGCTTCGTGTCGATCAAGTTGTATCAGAGCAGGATTTTGATGAAGCGAAAGCCAATCACAACTCCGCCAAAGCTCAGTGGGATCAGGCGAAAGCCAATCTTAGCTACACCAAACTCCTTGCTCCTTATGATGGCACGATTTCTTATTTACCGGCAGAAAACCATGAATACGTTGCGGCAAAAGAGGGCGTGATGAATATTCAAACCAATCAGTTGATGAAGGTCATGTTTCAACTTCCTAGTCACTTGCTCAATCGCTATGCCCCGGGAGTGAACGTCTCTGCAAAGATGGAATTTGATGCCTTCCCTGAGCAATCTTTTGATTTAACTTTTCAGGAAATCGATACCGAAGCCGATCCAAAAACGGGCAGTTATAAAGTCACCATGGTGATGGAAAGGCCCGAAGGGGTGGGGATTCTACCCGGGATGTCGGGCAACGTACTCGTAACTTCACAGAACTCAGATACTACCACTATTCCGGACTCTGCACTATTTGAAGAATCTGGGCAAAACTACGTCTGGCGCGTTGATGAGCAAGGTGTCGTAACCAAAGCTGCGATCACACTGAATGAACAAAAACAGGTACTACAAGGACTTGATGATGGTGATGTGATCGTAATATCAGGTGTCAACGTGATAGAACCCGGCATCAAAGTGAGAGCCTGGGTTAAGGAAAGAGGGTTGTAA
- the pspC gene encoding envelope stress response membrane protein PspC, with product MNKRELYRDPANGKLAGVCAGFANYFGVEVWLIRILVISAGLLGGTFLVLLAYVALAFMLEKQPMTYSENIKAQQDHTLKSKPWQKGQSPEQLLGVLERDFERIDSKIRNMEAYVTSDTFRVDREFSKL from the coding sequence ATGAATAAACGAGAATTGTATCGTGATCCTGCAAATGGAAAACTTGCTGGCGTGTGTGCCGGGTTTGCCAACTATTTTGGTGTGGAAGTCTGGCTGATTCGTATCTTGGTTATTTCTGCTGGCTTGCTAGGTGGTACGTTTTTAGTGCTTCTCGCGTATGTTGCTTTGGCGTTTATGTTGGAAAAGCAGCCGATGACGTATTCGGAAAACATCAAGGCGCAGCAGGATCATACTTTAAAGAGTAAACCGTGGCAGAAAGGCCAAAGCCCAGAGCAGTTATTGGGCGTACTTGAACGAGATTTCGAACGTATTGATAGTAAAATTCGCAACATGGAAGCGTATGTCACTTCTGATACATTCAGAGTAGACAGAGAATTCAGTAAACTCTGA
- the pspB gene encoding envelope stress response membrane protein PspB has protein sequence MSTFFMTGPLIVFLIFVAPLWLFLHYRSKRKTDSALSSQDLERLQVLSEKAESMQSRVDTLERILDAESPTWRRKYE, from the coding sequence ATGTCGACATTTTTTATGACTGGACCACTGATTGTCTTTTTAATCTTTGTCGCTCCACTATGGCTTTTCTTACACTATCGCAGTAAACGAAAAACGGATAGTGCACTGTCGAGTCAAGATCTGGAACGCCTTCAGGTACTATCCGAAAAAGCAGAATCCATGCAGTCCAGGGTGGATACATTAGAAAGGATACTAGATGCAGAGTCACCAACTTGGAGACGCAAGTATGAATAA
- the pspA gene encoding phage shock protein PspA, with protein MGIFSRFADIVNSNISALLDKAEDPEKMIRLIIQEMEDTLVEVRTNSAKAIADKKELARKVEAIEDQINEWGKKASLALVKEREDLARAALIEKQKLEQLIKGLHTEQTLVEETIDKLTGEIGKLENKIAETRAKQQALAIRNQTASNRRDVQKHLHTNRTNEAMAKFEQYSRKVDELEAEADLYSSTGQSKSLEQEFAELQAQDEIEKELAKLKEQMSSQDK; from the coding sequence ATGGGTATTTTTTCTCGTTTTGCAGATATCGTTAACTCAAACATCAGTGCATTGTTAGACAAGGCGGAAGATCCTGAAAAAATGATCCGTCTCATCATTCAAGAAATGGAAGACACGCTGGTAGAAGTTCGTACTAACTCGGCGAAAGCGATCGCAGACAAAAAAGAGTTGGCTCGTAAAGTTGAGGCTATCGAAGATCAGATCAATGAATGGGGCAAAAAAGCCAGCCTTGCGTTAGTAAAAGAGCGTGAAGATTTAGCGCGTGCCGCACTGATCGAAAAGCAAAAGCTGGAACAGTTAATAAAAGGCCTGCACACAGAGCAGACCTTGGTTGAAGAGACTATTGATAAGCTGACTGGTGAAATCGGTAAGTTGGAAAATAAAATTGCGGAAACACGAGCGAAACAGCAAGCTCTGGCGATCCGTAACCAAACCGCATCAAATCGTCGCGATGTTCAAAAACATCTTCACACTAACCGCACTAACGAAGCCATGGCTAAGTTTGAACAATACTCACGCAAAGTCGATGAGTTGGAAGCGGAAGCTGACCTTTATTCGAGCACTGGCCAGTCAAAATCGTTAGAGCAGGAATTTGCAGAGCTTCAGGCGCAAGATGAAATTGAAAAAGAGTTGGCAAAACTGAAAGAACAGATGTCATCACAAGATAAATAA
- the pspF gene encoding phage shock protein operon transcriptional activator has product MKQNLIGESPAFLAVLDKVSQLAPIERPVLIIGERGTGKELIAQRLHYLSRRWDKPLLSLNCATLSEGLIDSELFGHESGSFTGSKGKHKGRFERAEGGTLFLDELATAPLLVQEKLLRVIEYGEYERVGGHTALNADVRLVCATNADLPKLAEQGDFRADLLDRLAFDVIMLPPLRERREDILSLAEYYAIKMCRELQLEYFVGFTAEAERSLLEYPWPGNVRELKNVIERAIYQHGLNADPIDQLIFNPFATVWDNALGHSNEQVEAEPEVTEQCTHVQFPLDYKQWQEEQDISLLNRALEEAKFNQRQAAELLGLSYHQLRGMVRKYGLVGQS; this is encoded by the coding sequence ATGAAGCAAAACCTGATTGGTGAATCGCCCGCTTTTCTCGCTGTATTAGATAAAGTATCACAACTTGCGCCAATTGAACGCCCGGTACTCATTATTGGTGAGCGCGGTACCGGTAAAGAGCTTATTGCACAGCGTTTGCATTATTTATCAAGACGTTGGGACAAGCCACTTCTGTCGTTAAATTGTGCCACATTGAGCGAAGGTTTGATTGACTCTGAATTGTTTGGCCATGAGTCCGGCTCGTTTACCGGGTCAAAAGGCAAACATAAAGGCCGCTTTGAGCGAGCAGAAGGCGGCACCCTCTTCCTCGATGAGTTGGCGACTGCCCCGCTGTTGGTGCAAGAAAAATTACTGCGCGTAATCGAATATGGTGAATATGAACGTGTTGGCGGGCACACGGCTTTGAATGCCGACGTGCGATTAGTCTGCGCGACCAATGCCGACTTGCCAAAACTTGCCGAGCAAGGCGATTTCCGCGCCGATCTGCTCGACCGGCTCGCGTTTGATGTCATCATGCTGCCCCCGCTCCGTGAACGAAGAGAAGACATTCTCTCTTTAGCGGAATACTACGCCATCAAGATGTGCCGAGAACTTCAGCTTGAATATTTCGTTGGTTTTACCGCGGAAGCAGAGCGCTCGCTACTTGAATATCCTTGGCCAGGTAACGTTCGGGAGCTTAAAAACGTTATTGAACGCGCGATCTACCAGCACGGCTTAAATGCCGATCCAATTGACCAGTTGATATTCAATCCTTTCGCAACCGTCTGGGACAACGCTTTGGGTCACTCGAATGAACAGGTGGAAGCGGAACCGGAAGTCACAGAACAATGCACTCACGTTCAATTCCCGCTCGATTACAAACAGTGGCAGGAAGAACAAGATATTAGCTTGCTCAATCGTGCGCTGGAAGAGGCCAAGTTCAATCAACGTCAGGCTGCAGAATTACTGGGGCTTAGTTATCATCAATTACGTGGAATGGTTCGAAAGTACGGGCTGGTAGGACAAAGTTAA